The Streptomyces sp. HUAS CB01 genome has a segment encoding these proteins:
- a CDS encoding GatB/YqeY domain-containing protein — translation MTTLKSKLQEDLTEAIRARDELRSSTLRLTLSAITKEEVAGKEARELSDDEVQKVIAKEAKKRREAAEAFAQGGRAEQADREKAEGEILDAYLPKQLTDDELNGIVAQAVEEARAAGAEGPRAMGAVMKIVNPKVAGRAEGGRVAAAVKKLLAG, via the coding sequence ATGACCACGCTCAAGTCCAAGCTGCAGGAAGACCTCACCGAGGCGATCAGGGCGCGCGACGAGCTGCGCTCCTCGACGCTCCGGCTGACCCTCTCCGCGATCACCAAGGAGGAGGTCGCGGGCAAGGAGGCGCGTGAGCTCTCCGACGACGAGGTCCAGAAGGTGATCGCCAAGGAGGCGAAGAAGCGCCGCGAGGCGGCCGAGGCCTTCGCCCAGGGCGGACGTGCCGAGCAGGCGGACCGTGAGAAGGCGGAGGGCGAGATCCTCGACGCCTACCTGCCCAAGCAGCTGACGGACGACGAGTTGAACGGCATCGTGGCGCAGGCCGTCGAGGAGGCCAGGGCCGCCGGTGCCGAGGGTCCCCGGGCGATGGGCGCGGTCATGAAGATCGTGAACCCGAAGGTGGCGGGCCGCGCCGAGGGCGGCAGGGTGGCCGCCGCCGTCAAGAAGCTCCTCGCCGGCTGA
- a CDS encoding transglycosylase domain-containing protein, which translates to MSKKRSGGGLTGTQQAAKFLGVSVLAGAVLAGLALPAAGALGLAAKGTVEGFDEIPANLKTPPLSQRTTILDSEGGQIATVYSRDRTVVPLKDVSPYMQKAIVAIEDARFYEHGAIDLKGVLRALNRNAQEGGVAQGASTLTQQYVKNVFVEEAGDDPDKVAQATQQTIGRKVRELKYAIQVEEELGKKKILENYLNITFFGQQAYGIEAASKRYFSKSAKNLKLEEAALLAGIVQSPSRYDPVNDSEEATKRRNTVLQRMADVGDVSQSEADRAKETPITLKVSKPKNGCITAVDGAGFFCDYVREVFLTDPVFGKTREERAKVWNQGGLTIRTTLDPQAQKSAQESLKDHVYQDDKVAAAVTMVEPGTGRIIAMGQSKPYGFGENETQINYSVDAKMGGSNYGFPVGSTFKPFVAAAALEQGRPPTQAYPAPYKMPYPDSIASCSDRPWRNRGGDTVENENEKEVGPYALREAMELSVNTYFVQMIGDIGLCPVVEMTDRLGVVQGNGEKLPASPAPLTLGSTGISPLTMANAYATFANRGTHCTPTAIESITTADGKSLRVPQTECGKVMSERTADTINTLLRGVVDSGTGQEAGLTDRDNAGKTGTTDERRNAWFVGYTPNLSGAVWVGSATQKVKMVNIRIGGRYHDKVFGGQVPGPIWKDAMAGALEGKEAPDFNTVHVPDTSKPEGDEDDEGRPEDGRGNDDKPGKNGGRDPFPGISLPPDFIGGNVTRGQDGGGDGGRQRG; encoded by the coding sequence ATGTCGAAGAAGCGATCGGGCGGTGGTCTGACCGGGACCCAGCAGGCCGCCAAGTTCCTCGGTGTCAGTGTGCTCGCGGGAGCCGTGCTGGCGGGCCTGGCCCTGCCGGCCGCCGGGGCGCTGGGACTGGCCGCCAAGGGCACGGTCGAGGGGTTCGACGAGATCCCCGCCAACCTCAAGACCCCGCCGCTGAGTCAGCGCACGACGATCCTTGACTCCGAGGGCGGGCAGATCGCCACGGTCTACTCGCGTGACCGCACGGTCGTCCCGCTGAAGGACGTCTCGCCGTACATGCAGAAGGCGATCGTCGCCATCGAGGACGCCCGCTTCTACGAGCACGGGGCGATCGACCTCAAGGGCGTGCTGCGCGCGCTCAACCGCAACGCGCAGGAAGGCGGCGTCGCCCAGGGCGCCTCGACCCTCACCCAGCAGTACGTGAAGAACGTCTTCGTCGAGGAGGCCGGCGACGACCCGGACAAGGTCGCCCAGGCCACCCAGCAGACCATCGGCCGCAAGGTCCGCGAGCTCAAGTACGCGATCCAGGTCGAGGAGGAGCTGGGGAAGAAGAAGATCCTCGAGAACTACCTCAACATCACCTTCTTCGGCCAGCAGGCCTACGGCATCGAGGCGGCGTCCAAGCGCTACTTCTCGAAGTCGGCGAAGAACCTGAAGCTGGAGGAGGCCGCGCTGCTCGCCGGCATCGTCCAGTCGCCCAGCCGCTACGACCCCGTGAACGACAGCGAGGAGGCGACCAAGCGTCGCAACACCGTGCTGCAGCGGATGGCCGACGTCGGCGACGTCTCCCAGTCCGAGGCCGACAGGGCCAAGGAGACGCCGATCACGCTGAAGGTCAGCAAGCCCAAGAACGGCTGCATCACGGCCGTCGACGGCGCGGGCTTCTTCTGCGACTACGTGCGCGAGGTCTTCCTCACGGACCCGGTCTTCGGCAAGACCCGCGAGGAGCGGGCCAAGGTATGGAACCAGGGCGGTCTGACGATCCGTACGACCCTGGACCCGCAGGCGCAGAAGTCCGCCCAGGAGTCGCTGAAGGACCACGTCTACCAGGACGACAAGGTCGCGGCGGCGGTCACGATGGTCGAGCCCGGGACGGGCAGGATCATCGCGATGGGCCAGTCCAAGCCGTACGGCTTCGGCGAGAACGAGACCCAGATCAACTACTCGGTCGACGCCAAGATGGGTGGCTCCAACTACGGCTTCCCGGTGGGTTCGACCTTCAAGCCGTTCGTGGCCGCGGCCGCACTGGAGCAGGGGCGTCCGCCGACGCAGGCGTACCCGGCTCCGTACAAGATGCCGTACCCGGACTCGATCGCGAGCTGCTCCGACCGGCCGTGGCGGAACCGCGGCGGCGACACGGTGGAGAACGAGAACGAGAAGGAAGTCGGGCCCTACGCCCTCCGCGAGGCGATGGAGCTCTCCGTCAACACGTACTTCGTGCAGATGATAGGAGACATCGGTCTCTGCCCCGTCGTGGAGATGACCGACCGCCTGGGCGTGGTGCAGGGCAACGGGGAGAAGCTCCCGGCCAGCCCGGCGCCGCTGACCCTCGGCTCGACCGGTATCTCGCCGCTGACGATGGCCAACGCGTACGCGACGTTCGCGAACCGCGGGACGCACTGCACGCCGACCGCGATCGAGTCGATCACGACCGCTGACGGCAAGAGCCTCAGGGTGCCGCAGACCGAGTGCGGCAAGGTGATGTCGGAGCGCACGGCGGACACCATCAACACGCTGCTGCGCGGTGTGGTCGACTCCGGTACCGGTCAGGAGGCCGGCCTGACGGACCGTGACAACGCGGGCAAGACGGGTACGACGGACGAGCGCAGGAACGCCTGGTTCGTGGGCTACACGCCGAACCTGTCCGGTGCGGTCTGGGTCGGCAGTGCCACCCAGAAGGTCAAGATGGTGAACATCCGGATCGGCGGCCGCTACCACGACAAGGTCTTCGGCGGTCAGGTCCCCGGCCCGATCTGGAAGGACGCGATGGCGGGGGCCCTGGAGGGCAAGGAGGCCCCGGACTTCAACACCGTCCACGTGCCCGACACGTCGAAGCCGGAGGGCGACGAGGACGACGAGGGGCGCCCGGAGGACGGCCGCGGCAACGACGACAAGCCGGGCAAGAACGGCGGCCGGGACCCGTTCCCCGGCATCTCGCTCCCGCCGGACTTCATCGGCGGCAACGTCACCCGCGGCCAGGACGGCGGCGGGGACGGAGGCCGGCAGCGGGGGTGA
- a CDS encoding WhiB family transcriptional regulator: MGWVTDWSAQAACRTTDPDELFVQGAAQNRAKAVCTGCPVRTECLADALDNRVEFGVWGGMTERERRALLRRRPTVTSWRRLLETARTEYERSAGILPVGLEDDETYETFAAVG; the protein is encoded by the coding sequence ATGGGCTGGGTAACCGACTGGAGTGCGCAGGCAGCTTGCCGCACTACCGATCCGGATGAACTGTTCGTACAAGGAGCGGCGCAGAACAGGGCCAAGGCGGTGTGCACCGGATGCCCGGTGCGGACGGAGTGCCTGGCCGACGCGCTCGACAATCGCGTCGAGTTCGGCGTGTGGGGTGGCATGACCGAGCGGGAGCGGCGCGCATTGCTGCGCAGGCGCCCCACCGTCACCTCCTGGCGCCGCCTGCTGGAGACCGCGCGTACGGAATACGAGCGGAGCGCGGGCATCCTGCCCGTGGGGCTCGAGGACGACGAGACCTACGAGACGTTCGCGGCCGTGGGCTGA
- a CDS encoding ArsA family ATPase has protein sequence MTSSMTHGSTLQDTPLLEIDPLLDDPGIRIIVCCGAGGVGKTTTAAALGVRAAERGRRAVVLTIDPARRLAQSMGIDLLDNTPRRVEGIEGDGELHAMMLDMKRTFDEIVEAHADPSRARAILENPFYQSLSAGFAGTQEYMAMEKLGQLRARDEWDLIVVDTPPSRSALDFLDAPKRLGSFLDGKFIRLLMAPAKMGGRAGMKFLNVGMSMMTGTLGKLLGGQLLRDVQTFVAAMDTMFGGFRTRADATYRLLQAPGTAFLVVAAPERDALREAAYFVERLAAEEMPLAGLVLNRVHGSGAARLSAERALAAAENLDEGRIVDQEAGKAAGRGSTGSSPTPSAVEPVSESESDQPSAPPTSQLTAGLLRLHAERMQVLSREQRTRDRFTALHPEVAVAEVAALPGDVHDLAGLRAIGDKLAGGGSAPGAA, from the coding sequence ATGACGTCGTCGATGACGCACGGCAGCACGCTGCAGGACACCCCGCTGCTCGAGATCGACCCCCTGCTCGACGACCCGGGGATCCGCATCATCGTCTGCTGCGGCGCGGGCGGGGTGGGCAAGACGACGACCGCTGCCGCCCTCGGGGTGCGGGCGGCGGAGCGCGGCCGCCGGGCGGTCGTGCTCACCATCGACCCCGCACGCCGGCTGGCCCAGTCGATGGGGATCGACCTGCTGGACAACACCCCGCGCCGGGTGGAGGGCATCGAGGGCGACGGCGAACTGCACGCCATGATGCTCGACATGAAGCGCACCTTCGACGAGATCGTCGAGGCGCACGCGGACCCGTCGCGGGCCCGCGCCATTCTGGAGAACCCCTTCTACCAGTCCCTGTCGGCCGGTTTCGCGGGCACGCAGGAGTACATGGCGATGGAGAAGCTGGGGCAGCTGAGGGCGCGCGACGAGTGGGACCTGATCGTGGTGGACACTCCCCCGTCGCGGTCGGCGCTGGACTTCCTGGACGCCCCGAAGCGGCTGGGGTCGTTCCTGGACGGCAAGTTCATCCGGCTGCTGATGGCCCCGGCGAAGATGGGCGGCCGGGCCGGGATGAAGTTCCTGAACGTCGGGATGTCGATGATGACCGGCACGCTGGGGAAGCTGCTGGGCGGTCAGCTGCTGCGGGACGTACAGACCTTCGTGGCGGCGATGGACACGATGTTCGGCGGGTTCCGCACTCGGGCCGATGCCACGTACCGGCTGCTGCAGGCGCCCGGAACGGCGTTCCTGGTGGTCGCCGCCCCGGAGCGGGACGCGCTGCGCGAGGCGGCCTACTTCGTGGAGCGCCTGGCGGCGGAGGAGATGCCGCTGGCCGGGCTGGTGCTCAACCGGGTGCACGGAAGCGGTGCCGCCCGGCTGTCCGCCGAGCGTGCTCTCGCCGCCGCGGAAAATCTTGACGAGGGCCGCATTGTGGATCAGGAGGCCGGGAAGGCTGCTGGGCGTGGCTCCACGGGGTCCTCTCCCACCCCTTCCGCCGTGGAGCCGGTTTCCGAGTCCGAGTCCGACCAGCCCTCGGCGCCCCCGACCTCACAACTGACCGCCGGTCTGCTGCGCCTGCATGCCGAACGGATGCAGGTGCTGTCGCGCGAGCAGCGCACACGTGACCGTTTCACCGCACTCCATCCCGAGGTGGCCGTGGCCGAAGTGGCCGCCCTGCCGGGCGATGTGCACGACCTCGCCGGTCTGCGTGCGATCGGCGACAAGCTCGCGGGCGGTGGCTCCGCGCCCGGAGCCGCGTAG
- a CDS encoding ArsA family ATPase, whose translation MSRLQVVSGKGGTGKTTVAAALALALATEGKRTLLVEVEGRQGIAQLFETEALPYEERKIAVAPGGGEVHALAIDAERALLDYLQMFYKLGSAGRALKKLGAIDFATTIAPGVRDVLLTGKACEAVRRRDKQGRYAYDHVVMDAPPTGRITRFLNVNDEVAGLAKIGPIHNQAQAVMRVLKSAETAVHLVTLLEEMPVQETADGIAELRAADLPTGNVIVNMVRPHILDEEAVRAAATAGRRKDIAKSLTGAGVSGAAGLVGPLLEQAAEHAQRVELEREQRAALKALELPAYELPLLSEGVDLAGLYQLATELRKLGVTAGADTGTDAQ comes from the coding sequence GTGAGCAGGCTCCAGGTCGTCAGCGGCAAGGGCGGTACCGGTAAGACGACGGTCGCCGCGGCCCTCGCGCTCGCCCTCGCGACCGAGGGGAAGCGCACCCTCCTCGTCGAGGTCGAGGGCAGGCAGGGCATCGCGCAGCTCTTCGAGACGGAGGCGCTGCCCTACGAGGAACGCAAGATCGCCGTCGCTCCCGGCGGCGGTGAGGTGCACGCGCTCGCCATCGACGCCGAGCGGGCCCTCCTCGACTACCTCCAGATGTTCTACAAACTCGGGTCGGCCGGCCGGGCGCTGAAGAAGCTCGGCGCGATCGACTTCGCCACGACCATCGCACCGGGTGTACGGGACGTCCTCCTGACCGGCAAGGCCTGCGAGGCCGTCCGCCGCCGGGACAAGCAGGGCCGGTACGCCTACGACCACGTCGTCATGGACGCCCCTCCGACCGGCCGCATCACCCGCTTTCTGAACGTCAACGACGAGGTCGCGGGGCTCGCCAAGATCGGCCCGATACACAATCAGGCCCAGGCCGTGATGCGCGTACTGAAGTCCGCAGAGACGGCGGTGCACCTGGTGACGCTGCTGGAGGAGATGCCCGTCCAGGAGACCGCGGACGGCATCGCCGAGCTGCGCGCCGCGGACCTCCCCACCGGCAACGTGATCGTGAACATGGTCCGTCCGCACATCCTGGACGAGGAGGCGGTCCGTGCCGCCGCGACCGCCGGCCGCCGCAAGGACATCGCCAAGTCGCTGACCGGGGCGGGCGTCAGCGGTGCGGCCGGACTGGTCGGACCGCTGCTGGAGCAGGCCGCCGAGCACGCCCAGCGCGTGGAGCTGGAGCGCGAGCAGCGTGCTGCGCTGAAGGCCCTCGAGCTGCCGGCGTACGAACTCCCCCTGCTGAGCGAGGGGGTCGACCTGGCCGGGCTGTACCAGTTGGCGACCGAGCTGCGAAAGCTCGGTGTGACCGCCGGAGCCGATACCGGGACGGATGCCCAGTGA
- a CDS encoding DUF4177 domain-containing protein, which produces MTKWEYATVPLLVHATKQILDTWGEDGWELVQVVPGPNNPEQLVAYLKREKS; this is translated from the coding sequence ATGACCAAGTGGGAATACGCGACCGTGCCCCTTCTCGTGCACGCGACCAAGCAGATCCTGGACACCTGGGGCGAGGACGGCTGGGAGCTCGTCCAGGTCGTCCCCGGGCCGAACAACCCCGAGCAGCTCGTGGCCTACCTCAAGCGGGAGAAGTCATGA
- a CDS encoding RidA family protein — protein MSGAVEAKLAELGLTLPAVVPPLAAYQPAVQSGPYVYTSGQLPMVEGKLPVTGKVGAEVTPEEAKELAATCALNALAAVKSIAGDLDRIARVVKVVGFVASASDFTGQPGVINGASELLGAVLGDKGVHARSAVGVAVLPLDAPVEVEIQVELVQG, from the coding sequence ATGAGCGGTGCCGTCGAGGCCAAGCTCGCCGAACTCGGGCTGACGCTGCCGGCCGTCGTACCGCCGCTGGCGGCGTACCAGCCGGCCGTGCAGTCGGGCCCGTACGTCTACACCTCGGGGCAGCTCCCGATGGTGGAGGGCAAGCTTCCGGTCACGGGCAAGGTCGGTGCGGAGGTGACCCCGGAGGAGGCCAAGGAACTGGCCGCCACCTGTGCGCTGAACGCGCTGGCCGCCGTGAAGTCCATCGCCGGTGACCTGGACCGGATCGCCCGGGTCGTGAAGGTGGTCGGCTTCGTGGCCTCCGCTTCCGACTTCACCGGGCAGCCCGGCGTCATCAACGGCGCGAGCGAGCTTCTGGGTGCGGTCCTCGGCGACAAGGGTGTGCACGCGCGCAGCGCCGTGGGCGTCGCCGTGCTGCCGCTGGACGCGCCCGTCGAGGTCGAGATCCAGGTGGAGCTCGTCCAGGGCTGA
- a CDS encoding NUDIX hydrolase, translating to MSNGQWYPPEWPDRIRALAAGEITAVAPRRAATVMLLKDASEGVHVHMLRRRASMAFAGGAYVYPGGGVDERDARPVRWAGPSLSEWAQRLGVEDEASAQAVVCAAVRETYEEAGVLLAGETGDSVVEDTTGDDWEADRAALVDRNLSFAEFLDRRGLVLRSDLLGAWARWITPEFEPRRFDTWFFVASLPHGQRTRNASTEADRTVWIRPADATAGYDKGELLMMPPTIATLRVLGRFATAADALAAAAEQDLAPILAQARLENGELVLSWPGHDEFTKHVPAGGAGPADPAGGTP from the coding sequence ATGTCCAATGGTCAGTGGTACCCACCGGAATGGCCCGACCGGATCCGGGCGCTCGCCGCGGGCGAGATCACCGCCGTCGCCCCCCGCCGGGCGGCGACCGTGATGCTGCTCAAGGACGCCTCCGAGGGTGTACACGTCCATATGCTGCGCCGCCGCGCCTCCATGGCCTTCGCCGGGGGTGCGTACGTCTACCCCGGCGGCGGGGTGGACGAGCGGGACGCGCGCCCGGTGCGCTGGGCGGGGCCTTCCCTGTCCGAGTGGGCACAGCGGCTCGGGGTCGAGGACGAGGCGTCCGCGCAGGCCGTCGTCTGCGCGGCGGTCCGGGAGACCTACGAGGAGGCCGGGGTCCTGCTGGCCGGGGAGACCGGGGACTCCGTCGTCGAGGACACCACGGGCGACGACTGGGAGGCCGACCGTGCGGCGCTCGTCGACCGGAATCTGTCCTTCGCCGAGTTCCTGGACCGCAGGGGGCTGGTGCTGCGGTCGGACCTGCTCGGGGCCTGGGCCCGCTGGATCACCCCGGAGTTCGAGCCGCGCCGCTTCGACACCTGGTTCTTCGTCGCCTCGCTGCCCCACGGGCAGCGGACGAGGAACGCCTCCACCGAGGCGGACCGCACGGTGTGGATCCGGCCTGCCGACGCGACCGCCGGGTACGACAAGGGCGAGCTGCTGATGATGCCGCCGACGATCGCCACGCTGCGGGTGCTGGGGCGGTTCGCCACCGCCGCGGACGCCCTCGCCGCCGCGGCCGAACAGGACCTCGCGCCGATCCTGGCCCAGGCACGCCTGGAGAACGGGGAACTGGTGCTCAGCTGGCCGGGCCACGACGAGTTCACCAAACACGTCCCCGCGGGCGGGGCCGGACCGGCCGATCCGGCGGGAGGCACGCCATGA
- a CDS encoding MBL fold metallo-hydrolase, with protein MTNASALPGQPRGAVVSGRATSRTINVLAPNPSAMTLDGTNTWIVTEPDSDLAVVVDPGPLDEAHLRNVVATAEEAGKRIALTLLTHGHPDHAEGAGRLAELTGTKVRALDPALRLGDEGLAAGDVIRTGGLELRVVPTPGHTADSLCFHLPADRAVLTGDTILGRGTTVVAHPDGRLGDYLDSLRRLRSLTVDDGVHTVLPGHGPVLEDAQGAVEFYLAHRANRLAQVETAVENGHGSAADVVAHVYADVDRSLWPAAELSVRAQLEYLQEHGLI; from the coding sequence ATGACGAACGCATCGGCGCTGCCGGGTCAGCCGCGCGGCGCGGTGGTCTCCGGGCGGGCGACCTCCCGCACGATCAACGTCCTGGCGCCCAATCCGTCCGCGATGACGCTGGACGGCACCAACACCTGGATCGTCACCGAGCCCGACTCGGACCTCGCCGTCGTCGTGGACCCGGGCCCGCTCGACGAAGCGCACCTCCGGAACGTCGTCGCGACGGCCGAGGAGGCGGGCAAGCGGATCGCACTGACCCTGCTCACGCACGGGCATCCGGACCATGCGGAGGGAGCCGGCCGGCTCGCCGAGCTGACCGGGACGAAGGTGCGTGCCCTCGACCCCGCGCTGAGGCTCGGTGACGAAGGGCTGGCGGCGGGGGACGTGATCCGTACCGGGGGCCTGGAGCTGAGGGTCGTGCCGACCCCGGGGCACACGGCGGACTCGCTCTGCTTCCATCTGCCCGCCGACCGGGCCGTGCTGACGGGAGACACCATCCTCGGCCGGGGCACCACGGTCGTCGCGCATCCGGACGGCCGCCTCGGTGACTATCTGGACTCGCTGCGCCGGCTCCGTTCCCTGACCGTCGACGACGGGGTGCACACCGTGCTCCCAGGCCACGGACCGGTCCTGGAGGACGCCCAGGGCGCCGTGGAGTTCTATCTCGCCCATCGCGCGAACCGGCTCGCGCAGGTCGAGACGGCCGTCGAGAACGGCCACGGCTCCGCGGCCGACGTGGTCGCGCACGTGTACGCCGACGTGGACCGGTCGCTGTGGCCCGCGGCGGAGCTCTCGGTCCGGGCGCAGCTGGAGTACCTGCAGGAGCACGGCCTCATCTAG
- a CDS encoding prohibitin family protein has product MFVVSILLVVAAVVMFFVARGGGPRGLRIGAAAALIAGVFAGISSMVYVVSAYEVGVPVAFGKVGTPMTSGMHVTSPFTSVTTFSTRPVDLNLSDKDVVEVRSSQGGVMYAEVTVKWAVTPAKAVELYKLAGSEDAIQQRLVYPDSREIVRNVFARYTSEQGYASAREQINTEIGRLVKERLAPRGIDVTTVNLRNVKPSDRLQDQIDRKIQQQQATERATEAARTATAEAERRRIEAEGIARANKILNNSLTDKVLMNQCIDAYKDAAAKNPVYAVPCGGGSGNPLIVDGSKR; this is encoded by the coding sequence GTGTTCGTCGTCTCCATCCTGCTCGTCGTCGCCGCCGTGGTGATGTTCTTCGTCGCGCGTGGCGGCGGGCCACGCGGCCTCAGGATCGGTGCCGCCGCCGCACTGATCGCCGGCGTGTTCGCCGGCATCTCCAGCATGGTGTACGTCGTCAGTGCCTACGAGGTCGGCGTCCCGGTCGCCTTCGGCAAGGTCGGCACGCCCATGACGTCCGGCATGCACGTCACGTCGCCCTTCACGAGCGTCACGACGTTCTCGACCCGGCCGGTCGACCTCAACCTCTCCGACAAGGACGTGGTCGAGGTGCGCTCCAGCCAGGGCGGCGTCATGTACGCGGAGGTGACGGTCAAGTGGGCGGTGACGCCCGCGAAGGCCGTCGAGCTCTACAAGCTCGCCGGCAGCGAGGACGCCATCCAGCAGCGACTGGTCTACCCGGACAGCCGTGAGATCGTCCGCAACGTCTTCGCCCGCTACACCAGCGAGCAGGGCTACGCGTCGGCCCGCGAGCAGATCAACACGGAGATCGGCCGTCTCGTCAAGGAGCGGCTGGCCCCTCGCGGCATCGACGTGACCACGGTGAACCTGCGCAATGTGAAGCCGTCCGACCGTCTGCAGGACCAGATCGACCGCAAGATCCAGCAGCAGCAGGCCACGGAGCGTGCGACCGAGGCGGCGCGCACCGCGACGGCGGAGGCCGAGCGGCGAAGGATCGAGGCCGAGGGCATCGCCCGGGCGAACAAGATCCTCAACAACTCGCTGACGGACAAGGTCCTGATGAACCAGTGCATCGACGCCTACAAGGACGCGGCGGCCAAGAACCCCGTCTACGCCGTTCCGTGCGGCGGCGGCAGCGGGAACCCGCTGATCGTGGACGGCAGCAAGCGCTGA
- a CDS encoding Crp/Fnr family transcriptional regulator: MDDVLRRAPLFAALDDEQAAELRASMSEVTLARGDALFHEGDPGDRLYVVTEGKVKLHRTSPDGRENMLAVLGPGELIGELSLFDPGPRTATATALTEVKLLGLGHGDLQPWLNARPEVATALLRAVARRLRKTNDQMSDLVFSDVPGRVARALLDLSRRFGVQSEEGIHVVHDLTQEELAQLVGASRETVNKALADFAQRGWLRLEARAVILLDVERLAKRSR; the protein is encoded by the coding sequence GTGGACGACGTTCTGCGGCGCGCCCCGCTCTTCGCGGCGCTCGATGACGAGCAGGCCGCGGAGCTCCGCGCCTCGATGAGTGAAGTGACGCTCGCCCGCGGCGACGCGCTCTTCCACGAGGGCGACCCCGGCGACCGCCTGTACGTGGTCACCGAGGGCAAGGTCAAGCTCCACCGCACCTCGCCCGACGGCCGGGAGAACATGCTGGCCGTGCTCGGTCCCGGTGAGCTGATCGGCGAACTGTCCCTCTTCGACCCGGGCCCGCGCACCGCGACCGCCACCGCCCTCACCGAGGTCAAGCTCCTCGGCCTGGGCCACGGCGACCTGCAGCCCTGGCTGAACGCACGCCCCGAGGTGGCCACCGCCCTGCTGCGCGCCGTCGCCCGCAGGCTCCGCAAGACCAACGACCAGATGTCCGACCTGGTCTTCTCCGATGTCCCCGGCCGTGTCGCCCGGGCGCTCCTCGACCTCTCGCGCCGCTTCGGCGTGCAGTCGGAGGAGGGCATCCACGTCGTCCACGACCTGACCCAGGAAGAGTTGGCCCAGCTCGTCGGCGCCTCCCGCGAGACCGTGAACAAGGCGCTCGCCGACTTCGCACAGCGCGGCTGGCTCCGCCTCGAGGCCCGCGCCGTCATCCTGCTCGACGTGGAGCGCCTCGCCAAGCGTTCCCGGTAG
- the nth gene encoding endonuclease III, translating into MRKSAAPSGTATTGAASARKAASAKTAASAKKTAATEKATALKKASAAKKAAPAKKAAGSGTAAKARTTPAARPESRQAMVRRARRINRELAEVYPYAHPELDFLNPFQLLVATVLSAQTTDLRVNQTTPALFAAYPTPEDMAAAVPEELEELIRPTGFFRAKAKSLIGLSRALRDDFGGEVPGRLEDLVTLPGVGRKTAFVVLGNAFGVPGITVDTHFMRLARRWKWTEQDDPVKIEAEVAEIFPKSDWTMLSHRVIFHGRRICHARKPACGACPITRLCPSYGEGETDPEKAKKLLKYEMGGFPGQRLNPPPDYPGKPAPPLGAA; encoded by the coding sequence GTGAGGAAGTCAGCGGCCCCGAGCGGGACCGCCACCACCGGGGCAGCCTCCGCGAGGAAGGCCGCCTCCGCGAAGACGGCCGCCTCCGCGAAGAAGACCGCAGCCACGGAGAAAGCCACGGCCCTGAAGAAGGCGTCGGCCGCGAAGAAGGCCGCCCCCGCGAAGAAGGCCGCGGGCTCCGGGACGGCGGCCAAGGCGCGGACCACTCCCGCGGCCAGGCCCGAGTCGCGGCAGGCCATGGTCCGCCGGGCCCGGCGGATCAATCGCGAGCTGGCCGAGGTGTATCCGTACGCGCACCCCGAGCTCGACTTCCTGAACCCCTTCCAGTTGCTCGTCGCCACGGTCCTGTCCGCCCAGACCACGGATCTGCGGGTGAACCAGACGACGCCCGCGCTCTTCGCGGCGTACCCGACGCCCGAGGACATGGCCGCCGCCGTGCCGGAGGAACTGGAGGAGCTGATCAGGCCGACCGGCTTCTTCCGGGCCAAGGCGAAGTCCCTCATCGGCCTCTCCAGGGCCCTGCGGGACGATTTCGGCGGCGAGGTCCCGGGGCGGCTGGAAGACCTGGTCACGCTGCCGGGCGTGGGGCGCAAGACGGCCTTCGTGGTGCTGGGGAACGCGTTCGGGGTCCCGGGTATCACCGTCGACACCCACTTCATGCGGCTCGCCCGCCGATGGAAGTGGACCGAGCAGGACGACCCGGTCAAGATCGAGGCGGAGGTCGCCGAGATCTTCCCGAAGAGCGACTGGACGATGCTCTCCCACCGGGTGATCTTCCACGGCCGCCGGATCTGCCACGCCCGCAAGCCCGCCTGCGGCGCCTGCCCCATCACGCGGCTGTGCCCCTCCTACGGGGAGGGCGAGACCGATCCGGAGAAGGCGAAGAAGCTCCTGAAGTACGAGATGGGGGGCTTCCCCGGGCAGCGTCTGAACCCTCCGCCCGACTACCCGGGCAAGCCCGCGCCTCCGCTGGGGGCCGCGTGA